The DNA segment CGCTGAAAACCACGGTTTCGCGCCGCACCCGCAAGGAACTAGGCGATCCAAGACCACACCAGCTGTTCCTCGGCCACTACGGCGTGTTCGCACTGATCGCGCTCTTGCAAAGCACGTTCTCGGCGGGCGGCTCCCTGCTGTTCATGCACGTGCAGGCCGTGCACCCCTGGCTGTTCATGCTTACCGGATGGGTAAGCTCGCTGGTGTTCTCGTTCTTCGTGTACACCATGGTGGTGAGCTTCGGTAATGTAGGCAAGGCCATCGGCGTGCTCATGCTCATCATGCAGATCTCCGGGTCGAACGCGGCATACCCGCTGCAGATGCTGCCCTCGTGGCTCAGCTCGATCAGCCCGTTCCTGCCGGCCACCCATGCGGTGACCGCATTGCGCGCTTCGATCGCCGGCATCTACAACATGGATTACTGGAAGGCGATCGGCGCACTGCTGCTGTTCATTCTGCCACTGCTGCTGATCGGACTGGTGCTGCGCAAGCCGTTGATCACGTTCAACCAGTGGTACGTCGCGAACATGGAAAGCACCAAACTAATCGCGTAAATCCCAAGTTGCGGTAGCATGATCGCGATAAGAGAGAAGACACAAGCCATGACCATTGCAATGAAAGTAACGCAGGCGGCCGCCTCGCGCGCGGCCCGCATGCGGGAGGCAACCGACCGTAAAATCATGCAGGCGACGCTGCAGATCGCCACATCGCGCGGCATCGGCGCCGTAACCATCGAAGAGGTGGCACGGCGCTCCGGCGTGGCGAAAACCACGATCTACCGCCGCTACCGCAATACCGGTGACCTGCTGCATAAGATCCAGATCGAGACCAGCAGCACCTTCGAAGTGGACGACCTGACCCCCACGCGCAGCGACCTGCACTGCTTGCTGGACCGCGTGGCCGCGGCCTTCAATGGCGAGATCGGTCTCAAAGCCGTGGGATTGGTGCTGAGTTCGGACAACGATTATGTCAAGGGCCTGGCGAATCAGGTGATCGCGCCGGCCGAACAGCGATTCTACGATTACACTCGCCGTGGCGTGGAGGCGGGGGTCTTCAAGCACGGACTCGATACGGAGTTTCTGTTCAGCACGGTGCTGGGATCGATGCTGGCCTACAAGGCGCTGCAGGAGAGGCAGGCCGGCGTCAAACCTGCCGAAATCGATGCCGATAAGACCGGTACTGCGAATATGCCCGGTGTCAGCAGTGATGCTGGTGCCGACAGCACCAACGACGCCGGAACATGGGCCGACCATATGACGAATCTGCTTTGGCCGGCTTTGGCCGCCTAGGCTTTCCCGCCGTCACTCCCAACTACCCTCCAGCCGTCTTCCCATCATTCTTCTCAAACTACCGACGCTCACATGCCCCTCACCGTCGGTGGTTTGGGAAGAGTCAGTTAGGCCGTCGCGTGACATGCTCGACACACTCAAGGCCGTTCGGCCAAGCCTACGGTCTCACATGCCACACGACGGCCTCCCCTCCCAAACTATCGACGCTCACACGCCCCTCACCGTCGGTAGTTTGGAAAGAGTCAGGATGCCGAAGGAACTGAGGCTTCCTGACGAGCCACCTCCAGGGCTTTGTTGAATGCTTCGGAGGTCCAGCTGGCTCCGGCTATCTTGTCTATTTTCAGCCCTTTGAGCGGTTTGCCGTCCACTACGCCGTTGATTGCGTTGGCGAATGCGGTCTGGTGCTTTTTGGAGATCGAGGTGAACGGGTGGCCGACGATGTCCACGTTCTCGATGTTTCCCTGTTTTATGGTGAGTTTCACGTCGATGGTGTCTTCGCCGACCGGTCCGTACTGGCCGTTGATCTTGTAGGTGCCGTCGGCGTAGTTGCCGGTGTCCTTGTTATCGGATTTCGTGGAGTTCGGGTCATCGGCATGGTTCTTGACGGTATCGTCCGATGAACCCGACGAACCGGAATCCTTCTGCGACTCTTCTTCCTGGGATTGCACGCTTTCGCCAGAATTGCCGGCATATTCGTCGTTCATCGGCGTGGCTTTGGGTTCACCGCACGCGGTCAGCAATGCGAGCCCCGCCGCGGTCAGCGCAACCGCCTTCACCGCATCCTGCTTGTTGGGCATACGTCTCCTTTCCTGTCGGTTATGTGGCCTGATGCTCCGCACCAAGCATTGTTATGCTTCGGAACCGCCTGTTTTGGCGGATTTGGTCGGATCGGCGAAGTCGATGGCCGTCTCGCCATGCTGCGCGCCTTCAGCCACAGAACCGGTGAACGCCGGCTTGCCGCCCGCGGCCTCATAGGCTTTACGCGCTTCCTCATCGTTCCATTTCTCCCCTACCAGTACACCGTGGTTGAGCATGATCTCACGCTGGGCGCAACTGGCGACCAGCGCATCGTGCGTCACCACGATGATCGTCGTGCCTTGCTCATGCAGCTGGCGGAACAGGTCGAGCACGATCTTCTCGTTCTTCTCGTCCAGATTGCCAGTGGGCTCGTCGGCCAGGATGATCTTCGGGCAGTTGATCAGCGCTCGCGCAATGCATACGCGCTGCTGTTCGCCACCGGACAGCTGGCTGGGCAGGTGGTGCGCTCGATCTTTCAATCCCACGCGTTCCAACGCTTCCAGCGCCTGCTGTTCGTTGACCACGGAATGGTAGTACTGCGCCACCATCACGTTTTCCACGGCCGTCAGGTGCGGCACTAGGTAGAACTTCTGGAACACCAGGCCGATCATATTCTTGCGCACGTCGGCCAGCTGCCTGGCGTTGAGGTCTTCCAGCTTGCGGCCTTCGAGTTTCACGGAACCTTTGGTGGGGCTGTCCATACAGCCGATCATGTTCATCAGCGTGGTTTTGCCGGAGCCGGATGAGCCGACGATGGCGAGCCATTGGCCTTGCGGCACGGTGAGATTGAGATCGTCTACGGCGTGCAGTTCGCCGTAGATCTTGCAGATGTGGTCAAGTTCAAGCAGCATTGATTTTCCTTAGTTCAAGCGGTGTCGGATGGTTGCGTGAGCCGGTGGCGTGGGAATGCCCGTCTCATTCTTCGCGCAGCACGATGGCCGGGTCGATGCGCGTGGCACGGCGGACCGGCGAAACGGAGGCGAGGACGGCGATCAGCACGCTCAGTACGAGCGATGCCAAGCCGAGTGGCCAGTTGAAGCCGATGGCCCGATCGAACACCATCTGGCATAGCACACGTGCCAGCAGGTAGCCAAGCGCCGTGCCAAGCAGTCCGCCGACCAGACCGTAGATCGCGGATTCCACATAGAACTCGGTGCCGATGGCCTGAGCGGATGCGCCAAGCGCCTTGCGTAGGCCGATCTCGTTGCGACGCTGCGAAACGATCGAACCGATCGTGGTGCCCACGCCGACCAACGTCAATACCAGTACCACCAGCGATACGATCCAGAACAATGTTTGCAGCATGGTGATGATGCGCGTATCGGATGCGGTGATCTTGGTGACGGCCTGCGCTTTCACGCCGGTGTTCGGATTGGCGTTCAGGGATTTCACGATGGCGTCCAGATCGGGGCCGACCGCGTTGACGGAATATTCAATCACGTCCGCGCCGCGACGGGAGCCGGCGAGTTTGGCCACATCGGCGTTCACGGCGTACACGATCTCATCCTCGTTGCCGCCGGTATCCACGATGCCTGCCACGCGGAATTCGGTGCCGCCGGTTTCCATAATGCTGGACGATACGCGACCATCCTGTTTGACGTCGCTCCCGCTTGCCCCAAGCGCCCCCGACGTATCCGACGCACCGCCATTGTCGGAGGCGCGGTAACCGATGGTGATGCGCGAACCGATTTTCACACCGAGCGCATCGGCCACATCACGCCCGAGCATCACGTTGCCGGCGCTCGGCCAGCTGCCGGTGACATTCCAATGCCGGTTCAGCGCCTTCACGCTTGCGGAGTCAATGCCCGCCAATGTGTAGGGCGCGGAGTTGATGCGCACGCTTTCATACCGGTATGCGGCGGATTTCGCATCATGCTCGCCGGAAACCAGCGCGGTGATGTTCTTGACGTCGACGGTACCGATGCCAACGGATTTTTCCGTGGATTCGCGTGGGGTGACGATGAGGTTCGCACCGTAGGCTCGCATTTCCTCATTCATCTGCTGTGGCACCGCAATGCAGACCGCGGCCAGGCAGAACAGGGTCGCAGCGCCTACAAGCACGGCGATCACAGCCATGATCGCGCGGGAGCGTCGACGGAACACCGCGCCCCACAGCATGGTGGCGAACATTTTCCGATTGGTCATCGTTGCACTGCTATTGCCGAATGTACGATCAGCGACCATGAAGCACCTCCGCCGGTTTTAGCCCGAGAATCGAACGAATGGATGAGAACGATGCCAACAGTATGGTGATGGCGAGCAGCACGAACACCAGCACGAACACCATGGGGCGCATGGTGATGCCCGAACCGAACACCACATGCCCCACGATCTGTGCCATGCCGGATCCCAGCAATGCGCCGACCACGGCACCAATCAGCGAGATTACAGCGGTTTCGGCCAGCATGAGGCGCGATACGGCGCCATCTGTCGCGCCAATGGCTTTGAGCAGCGCAAGCTCCGCACCACGTTCTCCGATCGCCGCGGCCATCAGATTCGCCACGGCAATCGCCGCCGCAACAAGCGAAAGCACGGTCATGAGCACCATCACCGCCTGGGTTTTCTGCAATACGTCGCCTTGCAATGCCGCCACCTGACGCACCTGCTTGGCAACGGCGCCCGGGATCACTTCTTCGATCTGGTAGGCGATCGAACTTGGGTAGGCGGTGCAATACCAGGTCTCCCACTCGTCCTGGGTGAGCGCGGCAGGGTTCTTGGCGGCTTTACGGGCAAGGTCGTTGTCTGGTGTGGTGAGCGCCTTGACTTCGATCTTGTCGACGGCATCCGGCAGGTCGGCAAGCTGCTGAGCCGCCGAGGAGGGGATGTACATGCCGTTGTCGTCGGAGTCGCCGGATTCGTAGATGCCGGTGACCTGCACTTTCTGCGTGGTGCGCTGACCGGATGCCGTGGTCTTGTTCAAGGTGATCGTGTCGCCAACCCGCACGCCGAGCCTGCCGGCGAGCGTCTTGCCGACCATGCCTTGAGCACTGTCGTCTTTGGGCCAGCCGCCGTTGATCGTCCACCATGAGCGCATGCCGTTCATACCTGCCACGGTGGATTCGCCGGAATCCATGTGCAGGGTTTTGGCGAACCATGTGCCCACAATCGGCACGTTCGCGGCCTTGCAGGTTTTCGATGCCGAGCCGGAGCAGTCGATGTCGGCATGGATGTTGAGTTCCGGGGCGAAATTCGTAATGTTGAACGCCCAGAAGATCGTCTTGATCTTGGGTGCATCCGATTCCTTGAGGAAGGTTGTCGGATCGGCGCTATCGGATTGCGCGGAGTCGCCGGTGTTGTACAGGTCGCTGACCACGGCGTCGGCCTTGGGCTGCACCACGATGTTCGAACCGTAGGTGGACAGTTCGGCGTTGAGTTTGTCGCCCACGTCGAATACCACGCCGAGCATGGCT comes from the Bifidobacterium angulatum DSM 20098 = JCM 7096 genome and includes:
- a CDS encoding ABC transporter permease, which gives rise to MFFIRMIMRSFSRQFKRRLLIAVTVCLSAAVSVAMLGVVFDVGDKLNAELSTYGSNIVVQPKADAVVSDLYNTGDSAQSDSADPTTFLKESDAPKIKTIFWAFNITNFAPELNIHADIDCSGSASKTCKAANVPIVGTWFAKTLHMDSGESTVAGMNGMRSWWTINGGWPKDDSAQGMVGKTLAGRLGVRVGDTITLNKTTASGQRTTQKVQVTGIYESGDSDDNGMYIPSSAAQQLADLPDAVDKIEVKALTTPDNDLARKAAKNPAALTQDEWETWYCTAYPSSIAYQIEEVIPGAVAKQVRQVAALQGDVLQKTQAVMVLMTVLSLVAAAIAVANLMAAAIGERGAELALLKAIGATDGAVSRLMLAETAVISLIGAVVGALLGSGMAQIVGHVVFGSGITMRPMVFVLVFVLLAITILLASFSSIRSILGLKPAEVLHGR
- a CDS encoding ABC transporter permease, yielding MTNRKMFATMLWGAVFRRRSRAIMAVIAVLVGAATLFCLAAVCIAVPQQMNEEMRAYGANLIVTPRESTEKSVGIGTVDVKNITALVSGEHDAKSAAYRYESVRINSAPYTLAGIDSASVKALNRHWNVTGSWPSAGNVMLGRDVADALGVKIGSRITIGYRASDNGGASDTSGALGASGSDVKQDGRVSSSIMETGGTEFRVAGIVDTGGNEDEIVYAVNADVAKLAGSRRGADVIEYSVNAVGPDLDAIVKSLNANPNTGVKAQAVTKITASDTRIITMLQTLFWIVSLVVLVLTLVGVGTTIGSIVSQRRNEIGLRKALGASAQAIGTEFYVESAIYGLVGGLLGTALGYLLARVLCQMVFDRAIGFNWPLGLASLVLSVLIAVLASVSPVRRATRIDPAIVLREE
- a CDS encoding TetR/AcrR family transcriptional regulator, which produces MTIAMKVTQAAASRAARMREATDRKIMQATLQIATSRGIGAVTIEEVARRSGVAKTTIYRRYRNTGDLLHKIQIETSSTFEVDDLTPTRSDLHCLLDRVAAAFNGEIGLKAVGLVLSSDNDYVKGLANQVIAPAEQRFYDYTRRGVEAGVFKHGLDTEFLFSTVLGSMLAYKALQERQAGVKPAEIDADKTGTANMPGVSSDAGADSTNDAGTWADHMTNLLWPALAA
- a CDS encoding ABC transporter ATP-binding protein, which encodes MLLELDHICKIYGELHAVDDLNLTVPQGQWLAIVGSSGSGKTTLMNMIGCMDSPTKGSVKLEGRKLEDLNARQLADVRKNMIGLVFQKFYLVPHLTAVENVMVAQYYHSVVNEQQALEALERVGLKDRAHHLPSQLSGGEQQRVCIARALINCPKIILADEPTGNLDEKNEKIVLDLFRQLHEQGTTIIVVTHDALVASCAQREIMLNHGVLVGEKWNDEEARKAYEAAGGKPAFTGSVAEGAQHGETAIDFADPTKSAKTGGSEA
- a CDS encoding FMN-binding protein, which gives rise to MPNKQDAVKAVALTAAGLALLTACGEPKATPMNDEYAGNSGESVQSQEEESQKDSGSSGSSDDTVKNHADDPNSTKSDNKDTGNYADGTYKINGQYGPVGEDTIDVKLTIKQGNIENVDIVGHPFTSISKKHQTAFANAINGVVDGKPLKGLKIDKIAGASWTSEAFNKALEVARQEASVPSAS